A window of the Limanda limanda chromosome 8, fLimLim1.1, whole genome shotgun sequence genome harbors these coding sequences:
- the LOC133009376 gene encoding coiled-coil domain-containing protein 136-like isoform X1, translated as MDGLRLPPLIEEAVDSTDDPCDLKAEINPTMDNEITAKERGVLEENNEKEEMDQERDREEDGEEKKQRDEEEEGEDKGREEQEPLTEEEELEELRAQVLQLLLELDDARETSNKHQETFNELQGLLEDERLACAHQAEAFTRQIQNLQAQLRSVQEEMDSLEEEKESELAEAQEELRVAQEEVILLQQAAEEAAGERENDIASLQEELCRRRAELQRLSEETLEYELEITTLRAEISMKSQRRDAERREGDVDLLKEECRMLREECQTLKEDNRRLSERLQLLQRQRTCSSVYLSLKEEDAGEDTEGKDMQTGSDEVMTESYMTMAQSGNCRLVDASIQKNISFDGKPVTPAGWNGGVGEIFSLRDQLRQAEQKASQVQKECDGLKTELQELQVLYDSSQRERAELEEELQRCKAELEKLSGGDQRFIHPSEHPVLSIPFIGMIVIVAVVWCWLSELASQRVRGVR; from the exons ATGGATGGACTGCGTTTACCTCCACTCATCGAGGAGGCTGTGGACTCTACAG ATGACCCCTGCGATCTAAAAGCAGAGATCAACCCCACCATGGACAACGAGATAACAGCCAAGGAGAGAGGCGTCCTGGAGGAGAACAACgagaaggaggagatggacCAGGAGAGGGACCGggaggaggatggggaggagaagaagcagagggatgaggaggaggagggcgaggacaAGGgaagggaggagcaggagccgctgacggaggaagaggagctggaggagctgagggcccaagtgctgcagctgctgctggagttggATGACGCCAGGGAGACGTCCAACAAACACCAGGAGACCTTCAATGAGCTGCAGG gtCTGTTGGAGGACGAGCGTCTGGCTTGTGCCCATCAGGCCGAAGCCTTCACTCGCCAGATCCAGAATCTACAAG cccaGCTGCGTTCAGTGCAGGAGGAGATGGacagcctggaggaggagaaggagagcgagCTGGCCGAGGCCCAGGAGGAGCTGCGCGTGGCTCAGGAGGAGGTGATCCTCCTGCAACAGGCCGCAGAGGAGGCggcgggagagagggagaacgaCATTGCCTCTCTCCAGGAGGAGCTGTGTCGCCGGCGGGCTGAGCTCCAGCGCCTCAGTGAGGAGACGCTGGAGTACGAGCTGGAGATCACCACGCTGAGGGCCGAGATCAGCATGAAGAGTCAGCGCAGGGACgccgagaggagagagg GTGACGTGGACCTGCTGAAGGAGGAGTGTCGAATGCTGAGGGAGGAGTGTCAGACCCTGAAGGAGGACAACAGACGTCTCAGtgagaggctgcagctgctgcagagacagaggacgTG CTCCAGCGTCTACCTCTCACTGAAGGAGGAAGACGCaggggaggacacagaggggaaGGATATGCAAACCGGCTCTGACGAGGTCATGACAGAGAGCTACATGACCATGGCACAGTCTGGAAACTGTCGCCTGGTCGACGCCTCCATCCAGAAGAATATTTCATTTGATGGGAAGCCTGTGACACCGGCCGGCTGGAACGGAGGCGTTGGGGAAATCTTCTCCCTGAGGGACCAGCTGAGACAGGCTGAGCAAAAGGCCTCACAGGTTCAGAAAGAG TGTGACGGTCTGAAGACGGAGCTCCAGGAGCTGCAGGTACTGTATGACAGCAGTCAGAGGGAGAGggcggagctggaggaggagctgcagcgctgCAAGGCAGAGCTGGAGAAGCTGTCAGGGGGGGATCAG AGATTCATCCATCCGTCTGAGCACCCTGTTCTCTCCATCCCCTTCATAGGAATGATTGTAATAGTGGCTGTGGTCTGGTGCTGGTTGTCGGAGCTGGCGTCCCAGAGAGTAAG GGGAGTGAGGTAG
- the LOC133009376 gene encoding coiled-coil domain-containing protein 136-like isoform X2, protein MDNEITAKERGVLEENNEKEEMDQERDREEDGEEKKQRDEEEEGEDKGREEQEPLTEEEELEELRAQVLQLLLELDDARETSNKHQETFNELQGLLEDERLACAHQAEAFTRQIQNLQAQLRSVQEEMDSLEEEKESELAEAQEELRVAQEEVILLQQAAEEAAGERENDIASLQEELCRRRAELQRLSEETLEYELEITTLRAEISMKSQRRDAERREGDVDLLKEECRMLREECQTLKEDNRRLSERLQLLQRQRTCSSVYLSLKEEDAGEDTEGKDMQTGSDEVMTESYMTMAQSGNCRLVDASIQKNISFDGKPVTPAGWNGGVGEIFSLRDQLRQAEQKASQVQKECDGLKTELQELQVLYDSSQRERAELEEELQRCKAELEKLSGGDQRFIHPSEHPVLSIPFIGMIVIVAVVWCWLSELASQRVRGVR, encoded by the exons ATGGACAACGAGATAACAGCCAAGGAGAGAGGCGTCCTGGAGGAGAACAACgagaaggaggagatggacCAGGAGAGGGACCGggaggaggatggggaggagaagaagcagagggatgaggaggaggagggcgaggacaAGGgaagggaggagcaggagccgctgacggaggaagaggagctggaggagctgagggcccaagtgctgcagctgctgctggagttggATGACGCCAGGGAGACGTCCAACAAACACCAGGAGACCTTCAATGAGCTGCAGG gtCTGTTGGAGGACGAGCGTCTGGCTTGTGCCCATCAGGCCGAAGCCTTCACTCGCCAGATCCAGAATCTACAAG cccaGCTGCGTTCAGTGCAGGAGGAGATGGacagcctggaggaggagaaggagagcgagCTGGCCGAGGCCCAGGAGGAGCTGCGCGTGGCTCAGGAGGAGGTGATCCTCCTGCAACAGGCCGCAGAGGAGGCggcgggagagagggagaacgaCATTGCCTCTCTCCAGGAGGAGCTGTGTCGCCGGCGGGCTGAGCTCCAGCGCCTCAGTGAGGAGACGCTGGAGTACGAGCTGGAGATCACCACGCTGAGGGCCGAGATCAGCATGAAGAGTCAGCGCAGGGACgccgagaggagagagg GTGACGTGGACCTGCTGAAGGAGGAGTGTCGAATGCTGAGGGAGGAGTGTCAGACCCTGAAGGAGGACAACAGACGTCTCAGtgagaggctgcagctgctgcagagacagaggacgTG CTCCAGCGTCTACCTCTCACTGAAGGAGGAAGACGCaggggaggacacagaggggaaGGATATGCAAACCGGCTCTGACGAGGTCATGACAGAGAGCTACATGACCATGGCACAGTCTGGAAACTGTCGCCTGGTCGACGCCTCCATCCAGAAGAATATTTCATTTGATGGGAAGCCTGTGACACCGGCCGGCTGGAACGGAGGCGTTGGGGAAATCTTCTCCCTGAGGGACCAGCTGAGACAGGCTGAGCAAAAGGCCTCACAGGTTCAGAAAGAG TGTGACGGTCTGAAGACGGAGCTCCAGGAGCTGCAGGTACTGTATGACAGCAGTCAGAGGGAGAGggcggagctggaggaggagctgcagcgctgCAAGGCAGAGCTGGAGAAGCTGTCAGGGGGGGATCAG AGATTCATCCATCCGTCTGAGCACCCTGTTCTCTCCATCCCCTTCATAGGAATGATTGTAATAGTGGCTGTGGTCTGGTGCTGGTTGTCGGAGCTGGCGTCCCAGAGAGTAAG GGGAGTGAGGTAG